The Bdellovibrionales bacterium CG10_big_fil_rev_8_21_14_0_10_45_34 genome includes the window ACTACAAAAACTTAAGACTGTGAAAAACAAAAGGCAGATCTTGTAGCAATACATCGACTTCTCCTTCGAAATAAAAACATTCGCAGTTCTACAAGAATTTCAACGACAGTTCAGTGAGTCGCGATATTCGATAGTAGCTGAGGTAAGACTAACTAGGGTTTGCCGGCTCTAGTAATGCTTTTAAGAAGTTCGAGGAAATAGGGGAAAAATCTCCCTTTAGGAGCTATTTTATTTAAGAGACCCAAAAGAAATACTTATAGCAACGGAGCATTCGACGCCTCGGGTGACAAATCTAGTACTCTATGGGCTGTGGCCGTCGATACTTTACGCAAAACGTATGGGCATTAGCCCTTAAAAATTCAGAAACGCATTTAACATTACATTGAAAGTATCTTTTACGAGAGTCACCTTATTGCCATTGGAGAGTTGGGTTTCAGAAGGAAACACTTTATTGAGATAACCAACTAGCGAGAGCCCGGCTTGCTCGCTGACTCGAAATTCACCACCGAGGCCAGCGATAATGCCCATTGCACTACCCTCGACATCTGCGGGTTGAACTGTAGTCGTGTCCCGATAGGGATTTCGAACAAAAGATACTCCGCCCAAGAAATGCCAGAAAAGGGCGTCATAACCGCCGAAGTAGTAATTCATAGTTATGTTGATTTCATGATGTTTAAGATCGCCATGACTGCTTGTAAAGTACCCTAGGTTAAGCGCCATCTCATCACTGGCGAAAAAACTACCAAATCCACCAAACCCAATTGCACCTTTACTTGTGCCTTGTATATCACTCGAGAAAAGAACATTCCCGGCACTTAAACCAAACCGAAAGGCCCCCTCTTCATTGGCAGAGCCCTGTGAGCCGTTAAGGAGCAATAAACTAAAAAATAGGTAACTGAATTTAGTTCTAAACATAGGGCCACCTCTCAAAAGTTAACCGGCGTTGTCAATAGAATCCCAATCATTTCGTTAGCTCAATAGGTACCCAAGCCACATACTTATTTGCAGAAAAGATACATTTGATAACTATAAGGCACCATAAATATTACTCCTTCAAATGTTAAAGCGTGACAAGCCTAAGTCTACGGATTTCTAAAAAAAATGAGATGTTTCCATATTTGTCTTTTAGAATCTGTAGTAGAAACAAAGGGGCATGAGGCGTATATCGATTGTTCTGGGTTTGGTGATGGCCACCTTGTATCAGTATTTCTTCCCATTTTTCGATAAGTGGGGCGAGGGCTATCCTTCTAATGTTTACATAAAGCTTCAAACCTTAGCCTTGTTGAAGGGAGATTTCAGAGTTGGCGATACTCCCTTTGACCTTATGCCCGACTGGGCGTGGGCAAATGGTGTGCAACAGGTTTGGGGGCTGGGCTTGCCTCTTCTGTATTCTCCGTTTGAGTGGATTTGGCAACTCTTGTGTTCTGAGCATTTTCCAGACCGCGCTGCCTTTTCGCTCCTGTTTACCGTTTCGGTCGTTCTTCTTTCCTCAGCGCTTGGGAAGCCTATCGGTCACAAAGTTTTAGGCACTGTTTTCATTATTGCAGCTCTGGGAAGTGTTCTTGGACACCCCATATTTGGAGGTCTGCTTGCTACAAGATTTAGTCATCTTGAGGAGCACTCGCTTTCTGGCCAATTGGTGGTCTTGGTCGCAATATCTTCCGCGGTTTTTTTCATCGAAAAGCCAACCTTACTACGCAAATATTTTTTGATATTTTTAACTTCTGGGCTTGTTTGGTTCCGTCCTACCTTAGCCATTTATAGTGGTGCTCTCATCGTAGGAGTAACGTTTGTTTACTACAATGAAAAGTCAAAGCGGGAGGCTTTGAGCTTTTTAAAATTGAGTGCTGCTGCACTGATCGCAAGCTTTATTTTTTTGGCAGCAACAAACAAGGTGAGATTTGGCGAGTATAGGGAGTTTGGTCACCGTCTAAACAGCGTGGGTAATTCCATAAAGACCTTTGAATGGAAGTTTGGGTCAGGTATTGAAAACGAAGAGTTTACGAAGAAGGCATATGACATTTTTTATACAATGTTTTTTCCTCAACCGTTGAACGGTCCCATACATCATCATAGCATTTTCGAGTCGAATGGGTATTTGTTGCGGTCAAGATCATTTATCCATAGTCACTATAGTATATGGGAGTTCCTACTAGTTAGCCTGGGATTATTTTACACATTTATTTTTTTACGAAGGTCAGGAGAACTTAGTACCTCCTTGAGGGCACTTACTTTTTCTGCAGTTTTAGTACTAGTCACTCTTTTCATCTTCTATTCGTTAACTCCGCATATAGCGACTCGCTATTATTTAGATTTTTTTGCCGCATGGATTACTTTGAAGATACTATTGATCTATCTTTTTCTTAGGTGTCTCCGTCACGCGGGTCGACCTGTTGTTACTATGGTGATATCGGCCCTTTTTTTGACGCTCTTCATCGCGGTTGCAATATACGATTGGCGCCATCAAAGTTCCTTAGATTCAAACATGCGCCGCCATCTGGTTACCTTTGACGAAGGTCTAAGGCTCAGCTCATTCTTCAAGAGACAGCCTAAGGTGTTGCCCAACAATTATACTTGTGATGGACCATCGCCCGACTCGTTCATACTCTACAATGGGTCGGGATGGAACCATGGGAAAGACTGTTATGTCGGGCCATCCACTACGTTTTACTTTAAAAGTTTCAATTGCATTGAAATCAAATACCGGACCGTTTATAAAAGTTTTCCTCGAGTTAAGCGAAATCTTAAGTTTCTAGAGAGAATTAAAACGCAAGCGCATGAGGCCGGGTACCAGGTGACCGAATTCTGCGCAAACGAACCAAGTGAACTTGCGTTTGATTCGCTATTTGTTAGCTGGATTAATTCAGAAGATCTTTTGAAAGTCGTACAACCAACAGTCCTCAAATCCATCCGAGTTTGGTAATCAATTAGGTACAAGCTTGGTTTTAAAATCTCTGGACTGGACTAGATATGATCAAGGAACAGAAACCGATCGCCAAAAATGGTTTAAGTTTGAATTATCCGATTTTACGCTAATGTAAAGTGCGGCGATACTCGAAATTAAATTGAATGTGGTCTCGAAAATGGATCAAGTGCCAATGAGCACATGCATTCATAAAAGTTTGGATTTTTTTTGGGGGGGAAGATGCATATTTCCTTAGGGAATCGGACAAATCTTACAAGAGGTTTGCTTTTAGGAATCATTTTTCAAGCGACAATTTTAAATTTCCAACAGGCTGCCGCTACTTCCGACTGTGTGTTTGGATGGTATTGGCTTAACAACCAGGCCGCCTGGTGTTCCTGCAGCACTGATTACACGGGAACAACAGTTTTAGACTGTGGAGGAAGTACCAGCGGTGGGGGAGGAGGGGCTACTGGCACGCCAAATAACCCCTTGCCCGGCCAGGTATGGAACCCAATTGGGGGTGCACAGTACCCGATGTCAAACAATCCAGATAACTCAGGCAGCGGCGGTTCTACTACGTATCCACAGCCGGGCACCCCTACGCTTGACCCAGAGAAAACCAAGCAGTGTACCTTAGAGGCTTGGGAAATTTTTAAGCAGGAAACTGCAGGAATCATCGAAAACCCGGAAGAATGGTGCCCAACACTTCGACAGATGGTCATTAAGGCGTTTCAAGATTACTATGACAATTCAAGTCTACTTTGCAGTTATGTCACTACACAAGAGTTTCGCAGTGCCATAAATGGATACATTCAGGAAAGATATAATTATTGGAACACTATTTTGTCTCCGGTACCGAATCTGCCCGGCTTTGCAGTGCCGGTAGCAATGTTTGCGGAGCAGTGCTACGTAGCGGCAACCACGGCCGTTGAACGAGGCCTTGTTGCGATAGAAGAGGCAAGATATGCAAGCACTTATCTAAACGACAACACTAAAAAAGAGAAACTAATCAGCAAGATAAAGTGTGAGGCACTTGCAATGGCAGCGACGGCAGCAATTTCTGCTGCATTAGCGTATTTGACCGGCGGAGTAAGCTTAGAAACACAAGTCGCGGCGTATGGTTCGGGGCTCGTTAGCAATGGACTTACCAAGAACACCGATAAATTTGTTCAATGGGCCGCGAATGCCAGAAAAAACTTTCGTCAAGGCGGAGTCAGACTCACTTTGACCGGTATGATCGTAAATACGAAGGCGACAGTTAAACTGAAGCCGAGTGGTTACCGCCCCATTACAGAGAGACGTCTTCCTTTTACCAAGGGCACGGGAGCCGCTGGTATTGAGCTGCGCATTAGTCAGTCGGATCCGCTATTAGTTCAGATGGCAGATGATGTCGGCGCTCGACTGAGAAATGTTTATGGCAATGAGCTTCAAAGTGGGACGGATACTCACCAATTTCTCCGAAGGTTAATGAATGAGGTGAATGAGACAATTGATGGGTATCAGCAGTCAAATCAGATACTAACAGATCAGCAAAGGACAAGTTTTCTTCACAATCTATATGCGTCCAAAAATATCAACTCGCAGGGTCAGGTAATATCATTTACGGAATGCGCTAAGTTAGGCTTTGGCATTTGTTCTGACAGAGATGCGTTGCTGTCTGCGACCCTGGAGCGGCTAGGAATAGAAAATACTGATAGTCTAAGGGCAACATTTTCTAACGGAGCTGAACACACAATTGTTCAAGCGGGTTTTGAAGATGGATTTTATTTGTTCGATGCAAAATTAAACAGAGTTTTTTCATACGATGGATCTGATGACGAACTACAAGGAATTAAGGATTTAATGTGCGGGGCAATGAAGGCTTCAGAAGTAACGATAGATTTCGACGGACAGTAAATGGCATGGCAGCCAAAAGGAGTTTGTAGTTTATGAGGTGGTCTAGTTTCAAGCTGGCTATAAAGAAAAAAGTCGTGGTGGGTATTTCAGTTTTTGCTCTGGCGTCTATGGCGATTTTTGCCTTTCAAAACTTTTATACCTATGAAAGCTCTCGCCGGGCTCATTCCAATTTTATCCCGTTTGCATTTCATCAGGGTGCATGGAGCATTCTAAAAATGACTGTTCCAGGGGGCGCATACTTTCCACTTTGGGGAGTGGGCGGGGCTCCGGTAATTAAAGTTTTCTTTTCCGATGAGGATGGAAAATTTGACTTTGATGCTCCGGCTGAGATTCTTGATGTCACTGGGCCTGATTTTTTAGATAAAACAGAATATTCGTATGGCGTAGCTGCCGGTGCCTTTTCTGATATCTTCGTTTGGTCTAATTTTGAAATGGACGTTCAGCTAGTTCAAATTGACCATACGGGTGCGGTAAGAGAATCGGTTCCTGCCGAAAAAAGCCGCTTAATCACTCCTCCAGCGCCCGCCACAGAAACTCTACAAGTGTGTAATCGCACAGTCACATTCAATGGGGCGGCAATTAATAAAAGTCACGCGATTACGATTGCAAAGGGCTCTGGTACTTTGACTTTTCAAGTACAGTCAACAAACTGCACATGGTCGGCTTCATTTGAAGATGGCACATGGTTGACGGGATCCAACATGTCGGGCCCAATCGGGAGTACGGCAAATGTCACAATCACCTCAACTGCGCTTACGAGTGGCAGTCGTTCTAGTAAGCTTTTCATCAACGACTACACGGTTACGATTACGCAGAACTCACAACTAGTCTCAGCGCCAGGTTATCAGACTGGCTGTGGATCTTTGTCGAACGGTCAAAGCTCAACTGTTGTTGATGGCACGGTATCTGTGCCTCAAAATTGCCCGATTGGTGGAACCTCAACGAAGTTCTACGAGCGCTTGGTCACTTCCACGTGCACGAACGGGGTACTCTCAACTTCAACGTCTCAGGGGAACTACCTGAGCCAGAGCGGTTCGTGCAATCCTTCAACGATTCAGCTTTTGGTAAATGGTGGCACCAGCAAGACGATTAACCCGGGAGCGGCGGCTAACTACACTTGGACGAGTGCAGGTGTGACGAATGTTTCAAGCACCTATTCTACTTCAGGAACCTATTGTGGTCAGCCCGCTTCGGGCGCGTGGTTGGTCAACACAACAAGTGGTTCGCGCTCTGATACAGTTCAGGCTTGTCAGGCAGGCAAAACGTTTACCCTGACTATTTCTGGACAAGGCTTTGAAGGAACTACCCGAACATCTTCCGTTACAGTTGTTGTTCCGGCTGCGAATGTCACCCTCTCACTCAATAAAACAAGTTACAACACGGGCGAAGCGCCAATCTATACAGTTTCGGGCTCACCGAATTCACCCATCTACTGGACGAGTACAAAAAATGGCGCCTCCACGGGCGAATCGAACTCCCATTACGGACAACTTACAAATTCTAGTGGCACATGGACTGGATCGGGTGCTGCCTGGACGAGCGCCAATGGCGGCAACTGGACCAAGACGGCAACAGTCGCAGGAAAGAGTAACACGAAGTCTTTCACCGTGGTTACTGGTCCTACATTGGCTCTTAATGGTACGAACTACCGAGGCATAATTAATGGTCGTTCTCACCTAGAGCTCTACGGGACTTTTGGAACCACCGGAAACACTGTTTCGATGTCTTGTAACGCAGGGGTATCAGTCACAGTAGACTACCAAAGTACAACCCAAATTAACATATCCTGGAATCCGTTGTCGTCCTTCCAGAATTGTTTTCTTTGGATAACAGGCCTTGGCCAAAGCATCAGTGGTCAATTTATAGGCTCAGTAAAGTAATGCGCACCGTTTTGGCAATCTGGCTCTTGATTTCAAGAGCCAGATTTCGCCAACTTTAGACAAGCGAGTCGGCAGCCGAAATCCTCACTCACGAGGTTGAAGCCGCTCTTTTATTTAGTTCTCAAAAGACCGAGCGCCGGGAAGCTCCGGTGTGATTTCTATAGCATTTTGTGACGATGTCGGAAGCGTCGTATTGGCGGATTCATTCAAAGAATTTGCCGCAGAAGAAATCCTTTGATCAATAGACGACTTCAAGTCGTCATAGGACTTAGGTTCAGCCTCAATGGGTGCTGAGCGGTCAAGCTCTCTACGTATTTCTGAGGGCTCAAAAACATTCAGTTTTGCAAGGTAACTCGACATGCTGCCGTTACCAGTTTGAATGATATCTCTTAGAACCTTTAGGGGAGCGTACTCAGAGGCTTTCTTTTCTGCTTCAAAAATAATTTGAGCCAAAGTGGAAGCTGTAATGTCACGTTTTGTTTTGTTATCGACAATCGTGACCTCTTCACTCGCGCGAATCATTTTTGCTATATCTTCTAATGTCACGTAGCAGCTCTGCTGAGTGTCATAAAGCTTGCGGTTTTGATATCGCTTAATAACCTTTGGAGAGCTGTTGACTTTGCTGCTCGAAGAAGTTTCCAAAATTGCCTCCCAATTCTTTCCTTAAAACCCTTAAAAACAATCCCCACCGCCGCGCATTGGAACCCTGTTCCATTTCGACACGGTAGTTCAATTCGGTCGGGAGAATAGGTCTGACGCCACAGCTTGTCAAGCCTACTTCACTAGAGCATTCAGCACTTCTGGATGCCGCTATGCATGATTCCCTCTCAGGCAGTGTTCGGCTGGTGGGCCGAGTTTCGCAAGGCGTGCCCTCAAGTAGGGGGCAAATCCCGCCGAAAGACTAGCGAAGGGCCTCTAAGGGGCCTCTGAGAGCCTCTTTTTATTGAGGAGACCAATTTGAATTCGGCAAACCTGACGGAAAAGGTGGGAAAACGAGGCGGATTTAGCAGTTTCGACTTCTTTTCTGTTCTAGGGGCTATCCTCCTTGTGGTGGCCATCTCAGTGCCAATCGTCCAGAAAAAAATAACCGGAAATGAAATTAAGAAGGCCCGCGTGATTGCGGAAGGGATGGCCGACGAGGTTCTTCGTAAACATGCTCCTCTTCAGGCGCCCTGGCAGAAGCAAAAAGGGGCGAACCGGTCAATCGCCTCTTTGGCGGGTGGGGCCTCCTCGATGGCTATGCCACTCGCTGAGGATGGATCAATTGGCAGAGACCCTTGGGGCCAGCCCTACAAATTTGCGTGGATCAGAAATGCCTACGGTATCCCGACTCACATGTTGGTTTGGTCGGCGGGACCCAACGGTCAATTTGAAACACCCCGATCGGCAATTAGCGGGGTTGAGCGGGGCCTCGTAGAAGTAGGCTTTGCTAGAGACGACCTAGGCTATGTGCGGGCTCTGCGCTGAGCCTTTTTAGAAATTCGGTCAAAATGCCGATCTCTCAATAGGGGTTTGGGTTTCACAAGGCTCAGTAACCCCAACTGAGGTGGCATGACCCGTTTTCTGATAGTACTGTTATCTCTTGGTGTGGCGTCGGGCTGTTCTCATTTCATCAGTCGAGCGCCAAGTGACGAGACAGTTGCTCATCAACCACTTTCCGAGGCGTCGCCGTCTGGCGATTTCGTCAATCAAAGTTCTGTACGTGAACTAGCAGATTATCACTTTACATTAGCTGAGGCCTATAGCCATGAAGGCGATGGAGCGCGAGCCATAGAAGAATATCGTATCACGTTAGTCTATGATCCTCAGGCCGTAGCAGTTCGTTTAAGGTTGGCTATAGAATACCTTAGACAAGGCCTAGTGAGTGAGTCGCTCCGGGAGGGACTTGTCGCTGTGGAGCTAGATCCTCAACACATCGAAGCTCACATGTTTGTGGCAAGCGTTTATAGCCTCATTAGAACTTTTAAAAAGGCAGAGGAGCATTACTACAAAGTGGTTAAAATCAATCCTCTGAATGCTGAACCACTGATCTACATTGGCGCTCTCTACGCTGAACAAAAAAAGTATTACGAGGCGATTGAACTCTTTGAGAAGGCAGCGAAGGTGGATTCAAGTTATGCTCATCTAGCTTATTTTTCGGTCGCCAAGGTGCAGCTGGTTCAGAAAAATCTCGTTTTGGCTCAGAAGGCACTTGAGAAATGCCTCTCTTACAGAGCAGATTACGAAGAGGGTGTGCTCGCTTTAGGTCAAGTCTTTGAAGCCATCGATAAACCAGAAGACGCGATTCGTTTGTATGCCTCTTACCAAGATAAATTTGGCCCTAGCGAACGAGTTGCTGAGTTTATGGCGGACTATTTATTAAAACTCAAAAGATACGACGAAGCCCTTCCGCAGTACTTGATCCTTGCGCGAGCTCAACCCAATAACTTAAACGCCAAAATAAAAGTCGCTCTAATTTATATTGAAAGAAAAAACCTCAAAAGGGCGACGGAGTATCTTGAACAGGTTTTAGAAAAGTCTAATGACTCGGACAAGGTGCGGTTCTATTTGGCGGCGCTTCTTGAAGAAAGCGGTCGAATGGATGAGGCCGAAGAACACTTTTCTCGGGTCTCACCGACGTCGGAGTTTTACCAAGAGTCCGTGGCGCATGCAGCGTATTTGCGAAAAACACGAGGAGATCTCGAGGGAGCGCTTGATGTGCTTGGTGGTGCTGTCGAGGCCCCCAACGCGAGCGTACAGAATCATCTGATTTATGTATCAGTCTTAGAGGAGCAAGAGAGGTTTAGTGAGGCCGTGTCCTTTTTAAAGAAGTCGACGGAGAAATTTCCATCTGAGTCGGTTATTCTCTATGCCTACGGCGTATCTGTTGATCAATCAGGCAATTTTAATGAGGGCGTACGTATTCTTAGAGAGCTCCTTGAAATCGATCCCGAAAATATTCAAGCGCTCAATTATCTTGCTTATTCGTTTGCAGAAAAAGGTGAGAACCTTGATGAGGCAGAGAGATTTGCGCTTCAAGCTATGAAGCTTAAGCCAAATGATGGTTTCATTTCCGATACATATGGATGGGTGCTGTTCAAGCAAGGTAGAATTGCTGAGTCTATTAAGGTCCTCGAAAAAGCCCACCTTCTTGAAAAGTCAGAAAGCGTCATTGCAGAACATTTAGCAGACGCCTATTATCGATATCAACTTCCTGAGAAAGCGAGGTTGATGTATGAAAGTGCGCTGCGGGCAAAGACGACCCCTAACCAACGACAAAAGATTTCGAACAAACTGGTTGAGCTTCAAACTCACACCGCTCTTCAAGAGCGTCAGCCAGCCTCTGTGCCGTAGCTTGCCAATTGTGATGATTCTGCTCGGTGGCTGCTCATCTGCGCCTTTGAGGTATGAGAAAGTCCAGGGGGCAAAGTGGGACGCCAGATCCGTTGTTCTCGTTAAAAAAAATAAAAAGTCTAACTTGGTACATATGGATATCCTGGCTTTTCAGGCGCCCGATAGAATGCGTCTGGAGGTGACCACGCCGATGGGAATTCATTTGGCTTCCATGGCGCTGAAGAATGATGAGTTTCAAGTAGCACTAACTAGGCAAAAGTCTTACTACGTTGGTCGAGCTTCGGCTAAAACGCTGCAGCCAATTATCGGGGCGGAGATCGATCCTCGTGTCCTTTTGAGTGTATTATTTGATCGCGTGCCCGACTTTTCTCAAGGGTGGGAATGCATTTACGGAGAAAAAGGCTATTTAGAAAGTTGTAAGAATGAGAAGGAATCCATCTCGATCAACTGGAAGCATCGAGAACTAGCTCGAAAGGTTGTCGAAATTGAGACCGAAAAAGTCAATTTGCAGGTATCTCTTAAAGGATACGAACCCATAGACAATACTGAGGCCTCTACATTTGAAATAGCCTTGCCCACAGGATTTAAAAAGAAAAAACTTTGAAAAGTAGAGCGTGGCAATAGGTCGTACTCAATAGAAAAGGGGACTAGCCCGGCTCTTTTGAGTACGAATATCTGGTGATGGCGGCCAAAATCTTTTACCATTTAAATAGGGCAGAGAAATTCTGCCGCGGAGATTTATGACCAGTTACCGTAGCCGGACCTTAAGTATTCGCCAAGACCACAAGCGATTTCGAGATATCGTAAAAGGCAAAATTCGCGAAGACTTTAAAAAGTTCGTCTCCCA containing:
- a CDS encoding regulator for granula-associated protein, with amino-acid sequence MLETSSSSKVNSSPKVIKRYQNRKLYDTQQSCYVTLEDIAKMIRASEEVTIVDNKTKRDITASTLAQIIFEAEKKASEYAPLKVLRDIIQTGNGSMSSYLAKLNVFEPSEIRRELDRSAPIEAEPKSYDDLKSSIDQRISSAANSLNESANTTLPTSSQNAIEITPELPGARSFEN